In one Bombyx mori chromosome 4, ASM3026992v2 genomic region, the following are encoded:
- the LOC101744334 gene encoding uncharacterized protein LOC101744334 isoform X3, whose product MFSSRKSVCRCNILNTSTPESGLLKSNSKEHEKKISTLLKDNEVLLKHMCLARNIILGKKKLNKKSKLILKTYEKHKCTSEHESDDDDSVIDDSYDEAPSSPMDAAENIDHTTDEVNALKSESISVAKKLCVQRDFLIVKNDTTECNDAISVDAGRGSSLAFSDSDKCFHSPDYYMNDSPLSDGSNTNKQTKRLQNTASSPIQFTEYVEASTSPVEFEQYLQTTNNDSKRKNRSIFDSPEKLRHAGTEDNSLSPVMFSNHKNIHASEGHIVTTDVATSPINHFSRDTILQIQHEDKALSPIKLNNHKHASTSPDRVKTMNVMTSPIRPYSTDTNVELIQADKALSPILLTEHRNVSTSPIRKQTANVYTSPRKCLNTETNLELEYSDKTLSPLTKCSNCKNTPTSPKCIQSINVSNNPIQLLSSQTDAALEQANKEKECLELHNSTNIQDDNCNDNEIDMILRSMRMDHNLITPIPLTPTKSQSTINHVSKVSHKQLSVSVCQDAALVREENKQLQASIAELAKEVMSIKLLLRNRQLPKIPEKPSGLEDLNEINIEASDLVILNSPPKTAINPKDKEFKKSHNKTNELDTDKSEHSIQECVQNVTQKKIRESLEVRQVSPRVILKSSDVCVAQNKNINDSNDVESTCVHDQTPLVHNGEPTCPISNQNPSNIQNIIDNNVGVNVTEPICDYFGEPSPIKEGRKVVKSRKMTKLDKLKQKLLPKCKIKTNEPLAKKLQLKPCKVLIPRIKRIVTDLDSSATLNNKDVYEKALKAMAELKAKNRATEPVEKIENSSNNKDIPKTIPPNETSTLQENKKHIEADNQCSADINLDNNLPQYTKPQLIITRSRSKSFGTTEEEVSVKTKSAQHEKNNSKFQDDKNENEENCVLSNLCRKRTRQNSDEKSNTEPVPCKRVLRSSASNIKLFQKQSDISNASESIKQVHSVELIEKEIVKESFVTSPQSHKSVNKAVSSFSSETEDMTKDVEECNEPSPKESILCKMIQKYGVKSVRYCAKKIPESVSDPIVKKIEEGIAKISELPANETKKAMDKLVADLKKNDTKHLISALIKYLKNPDRKTELFKTVNSPPAPPMTQSEQVLLYIISQLNMSYSSTDIVEDLLKNIEFTLFALNRTPEFVVIESMAHFYAVLCRYFKFKSRLRVFIMDAMYCMQFKAVPLIKQCLDVWMLILPLAHMGIAKSPLVTCLVYLLHFYKCEDKFNRVQEIRSILHRKYFYQVTEWNEPKIMEMLKSSIMEIRTLSIEKKMLRMAIIIFAKRHGTKWCQKNIINKILLPIIERENVPSRVKEFCLSMLGPLMKPYPADMKVHCEVVMNQLIDMFQQNTSQQLKEAIVKSLLYMDRHNQCRVIKVLIDWRPKTISPELEDALRDFVKSKPLRTWKITLAKIR is encoded by the exons ATGTTTTCAAGCAGAAAATCAGTATGCCGCTGCAACATCCTTAACACATCAACTCCAG AAAGCGGGTTACTGAAATCAAATTCaaaagaacatgaaaaaaaaatttcaacattaCTGAAAGACAATGAAGTGTTGTTAAAGCACATGTGCCTGGCTAGGAATATTATATTAGGAAAAA aaaaactaaataaaaaaagtaaattgatattaaaaaCATATGAAAAACATAAATGCACTAGTGAACATGaatctgatgatgatgatagtgtTATTGATGATTCATATGATGAAGCTCCTTCATCTCCGATGGATGCTGCAGAGAATATAGACCATACAACCGATGAAGTAAAT gcACTAAAATCAGAAAGTATTTCCGTGGCGAAAAAACTATGTGTTCAACGTGACTTTCTTATTGTGAAGAATGATACTACTGAATGTAATGATGCTATTAGTGTTGATGCAGGACGCGGATCATCTCTTGCATTTTCAGATAGTGACAAGTGCTTTCACAGTCCTGATTATTATATGAATGATAGTCCTTTAAGTGATGGatccaatacaaacaaacaaacaaagagaTTGCAAAATACAGCTTCAAGTCCTATACAATTTACAGAATATGTGGAAGCATCAACTAGTCCTGTTGAATTTGAGCAATACCTGCAAACGACAAATAATGATAGTAAGAGAAAAAATCGATCAATATTTGATAGTCCTGAAAAACTCCGGCATGCGGGTACAGAAGATAATTCCTTAAGTCCTGTCATGTTCAGTAACCACAAAAACATACATGCTAGCGAAGGCCATATCGTGACCACGGATGTTGCTACAAGCCCTATAAATCATTTTAGTCGAGATACTATCttacaaattcaacatgaaGATAAGGCTTTAAGCCCCATAAAGCTTAATAATCACAAACATGCATCAACTAGTCCGGACCGAGTGAAAACAATGAATGTTATGACTAGCCCTATAAGACCCTATAGTACCGACACTAATGTAGAATTAATACAAGCAGATAAGGCGTTAAGTCCTATATTGTTAACTGAACACAGAAATGTTTCGACTAGCCCAATCAGAAAGCAAACAGCGAATGTTTATACAAGCCCTAGAAAATGTTTGAATACCGAAACAAATTTGGAATTAGAATATTCAGATAAAACATTGAGTCCACTAACAAAATGCAGTAATTGTAAAAATACACCTACTAGTCCAAAATGTATTCAGTCAATAAATGTAAGTAATAATCCTATACAACTTTTAAGTAGTCAAACAGATGCTGCATTAGAACAGGCAAACAAAGAAAAAGAATGTTTGGAGTTACACAACAGCACTAACATTCAAGATGATAATTGCAATGATAATGAAATTGATATGATATTACGTTCCATGAGAATGGACCACAATCTCATAACTCCTATCCCATTAACCCCAACAAAATCACAATCCACGATCAATCATGTTTCTAAAGTTTCTCACAAGCAACTATCAGTGAGCGTTTGTCAAGATGCAGCTCTAGTGAGAGAGgaaaataaacaattacaaGCCAGTATTGCCGAACTTGCAAAAGAAGTAATGAGTATCAAGTTGTTACTCAGGAATCGACAGCTTCCAAAAATACCTGAGAAACCTTCAGGGCTGgaagatttaaatgaaataaatattgaagcaAGTGATTTAGTAATTCTTAATTCGCCACCGAAAACTGCAATAAATCCCAAagataaagaatttaaaaaatcacataataaaacaaatgaattgGACACAGACAAAAGTGAACATTCTATACAAGAATGTGTTCAAAATGTAACACAGAAAAAGATACGAGAAAGTCTTGAAGTACGTCAGGTAAGCCCACGAGTTATTCTTAAATCGTCTGATGTTTGTGTTgcccaaaataaaaatataaatgattctAATGATGTAGAATCAACATGTGTGCATGATCAGACTCCGTTAGTACATAATGGAGAACCAACGTGTCCTATATCTAATCAAAATCCCAGTAACATACAGAATATCATAGATAATAATGTTGGGGTCAATGTAACGGAACCTATCTGTGATTATTTTGGAGAACCTTCCCCGATAAAGGAAGGTCGTAAAGTAGTTAAATCAagaaaaatgacaaaactagATAAGCTTAAACAAAAATTGTTGCCGAAATGTAAGATAAAAACTAATGAGCCACTAGCTAAAAAATTGCAACTTAAACCATGTAAAGTACTGATACCTAGAATAAAAAGAATAGTGACCGATTTAGATTCTTCAGCTACATTGAATAATAAAGATGTTTATGAAAAAGCACTTAAAGCAATGGCTGAATTGAAAGCAAAAAATCGCGCCACAGAACCAgtagaaaaaattgaaaatagtagtaataataaagatattCCAAAGACTATACCACCGAATGAAACAAGTACActtcaagaaaataaaaaacacatagAAGCAGATAATCAATGTAGCGCTGATATCAACCTTGATAATAATCTACCACAATATACCAAACCACAACTAATCATAACAAGAAGTCGTAGTAAAAGCTTTGGTACAACGGAAGAAGAAGTTTCTGTAAAAACTAAATCTGCACAACATGAAAAGAATAACAGTAAATTTCAagatgataaaaatgaaaatgaagaaAATTGTGTTTTATCTAATTTATGTAGAAAGCGGACAAGGCAAAATTCTGATGAGAAATCAAATACTGAACCTGTACCATGCAAACGTGTGTTACGTAGTTCAGCtagtaacataaaattattccaAAAACAATCTGATATTTCAAATGCCTCTGAAAGTATTAAGCAAGTACATAGTGTAGAGTTAATAGAAAAAGAAATAGTAAAAGAATCTTTTGTTACGAGTCCTCAATCTCACAAAAGTGTAAATAAGGCGGTGTCAAGTTTTAGTTCAGAAACAGAAGACATGACAAAGGATGTAGAAGAGTGCAATGAACCAAGTCCTAAAGAAAGCATACTGTGTAAAATGATACAAAAATATGGAGTTAAGTCTGTTAGATATTGCGCTAAGAAAATACCAG AATCTGTTTCTGATCCGATTGTTAAAAAGATTGAAGAGGGAATAGCAAAAATATCGGAGCTTCCTGCAAATGAAACAAAGAAAGCAATGGATAAATTAGTTgcggatttgaaaaaaaatgacACAAAACATTTGATATcagcattaattaaatatttaaagaatcCTGATCGTAAGACTGAGCTGTTCAAAACAGTAAATTCTCCACCAGCACCACCTATGACCCAATCAGAACAAGTGCTACTTTATATCATCTCACAATTGAACATGAGCTATTCATCAACAGACATAGTAGAGGACCTTCTGAAAAATATAGAATTCACGTTATTCGCTTTAAATCGTACCCCAGAATTTGTGGTTATAGAAAGTATGGCACATTTCTATGCAGTGCTTTGTCGATACTTCAAATTCAAAAGCAGACTGAGGGTCTTTATAATGGATGCTATGTATTGTATGCAATTTAAGGCTGTACCATTAATTAAACAGTGTCTTGATGTTTGGATGCTCATTTTACCGTTAGCTCATATGGGAATTG CAAAAAGTCCATTGGTCACTTGTTTGGTGTACTTGCTGCACTTCTATAAATGTGAAGACAAATTTAATAGAGTTCAAGAAATTAGGAGTATTCtacatagaaaatatttttatcaagtAACAGAATGGAATGAGCCAAAAATAATGGAAATGTTGAAGAGTTCAATAATGGAAATAAGAA ctCTAAGTATTGAAAAGAAAATGCTGCGAATggcaattataattttcgcTAAAAGACATGGAACAAAGTGGtgtcaaaaaaacataattaacaaaatattactgCCCATCATAGAAAGAGAAAATGTTCCTAGTAGAGTGAAAGAATTCTGCTTGTCAATGTTGGGGCCTTTAATGAAGCCATATCCTGCAGATATGAAGGTGCACTGTGAAGTTGTTATGAATCAACTTATTGATATGTTCCAACAAAATA
- the LOC101744334 gene encoding uncharacterized protein LOC101744334 isoform X2, with translation METCSKLENDMQILQNVNKGLESKCFQAENQYAAATSLTHQLQMLVKEQETQIESLSIESGLLKSNSKEHEKKISTLLKDNEVLLKHMCLARNIILGKKKLNKKSKLILKTYEKHKCTSEHESDDDDSVIDDSYDEAPSSPMDAAENIDHTTDEVNALKSESISVAKKLCVQRDFLIVKNDTTECNDAISVDAGRGSSLAFSDSDKCFHSPDYYMNDSPLSDGSNTNKQTKRLQNTASSPIQFTEYVEASTSPVEFEQYLQTTNNDSKRKNRSIFDSPEKLRHAGTEDNSLSPVMFSNHKNIHASEGHIVTTDVATSPINHFSRDTILQIQHEDKALSPIKLNNHKHASTSPDRVKTMNVMTSPIRPYSTDTNVELIQADKALSPILLTEHRNVSTSPIRKQTANVYTSPRKCLNTETNLELEYSDKTLSPLTKCSNCKNTPTSPKCIQSINVSNNPIQLLSSQTDAALEQANKEKECLELHNSTNIQDDNCNDNEIDMILRSMRMDHNLITPIPLTPTKSQSTINHVSKVSHKQLSVSVCQDAALVREENKQLQASIAELAKEVMSIKLLLRNRQLPKIPEKPSGLEDLNEINIEASDLVILNSPPKTAINPKDKEFKKSHNKTNELDTDKSEHSIQECVQNVTQKKIRESLEVRQVSPRVILKSSDVCVAQNKNINDSNDVESTCVHDQTPLVHNGEPTCPISNQNPSNIQNIIDNNVGVNVTEPICDYFGEPSPIKEGRKVVKSRKMTKLDKLKQKLLPKCKIKTNEPLAKKLQLKPCKVLIPRIKRIVTDLDSSATLNNKDVYEKALKAMAELKAKNRATEPVEKIENSSNNKDIPKTIPPNETSTLQENKKHIEADNQCSADINLDNNLPQYTKPQLIITRSRSKSFGTTEEEVSVKTKSAQHEKNNSKFQDDKNENEENCVLSNLCRKRTRQNSDEKSNTEPVPCKRVLRSSASNIKLFQKQSDISNASESIKQVHSVELIEKEIVKESFVTSPQSHKSVNKAVSSFSSETEDMTKDVEECNEPSPKESILCKMIQKYGVKSVRYCAKKIPESVSDPIVKKIEEGIAKISELPANETKKAMDKLVADLKKNDTKHLISALIKYLKNPDRKTELFKTVNSPPAPPMTQSEQVLLYIISQLNMSYSSTDIVEDLLKNIEFTLFALNRTPEFVVIESMAHFYAVLCRYFKFKSRLRVFIMDAMYCMQFKAVPLIKQCLDVWMLILPLAHMGIAKSPLVTCLVYLLHFYKCEDKFNRVQEIRSILHRKYFYQVTEWNEPKIMEMLKSSIMEIRTLSIEKKMLRMAIIIFAKRHGTKWCQKNIINKILLPIIERENVPSRVKEFCLSMLGPLMKPYPADMKVHCEVVMNQLIDMFQQNTSQQLKEAIVKSLLYMDRHNQCRVIKVLIDWRPKTISPELEDALRDFVKSKPLRTWKITLAKIR, from the exons ATGGAAACTTGTTCTAAATTAGAAAAT GATATGCAGATCTTGCAGAATGTTAACAAAGGACTTGAAAGTAAATGTTTTCAAGCAGAAAATCAGTATGCCGCTGCAACATCCTTAACACATCAACTCCAG ATGTTAGTAAAGGAACAAGAAACTCAAATTGAATCTTTATCAATAGAAAGCGGGTTACTGAAATCAAATTCaaaagaacatgaaaaaaaaatttcaacattaCTGAAAGACAATGAAGTGTTGTTAAAGCACATGTGCCTGGCTAGGAATATTATATTAGGAAAAA aaaaactaaataaaaaaagtaaattgatattaaaaaCATATGAAAAACATAAATGCACTAGTGAACATGaatctgatgatgatgatagtgtTATTGATGATTCATATGATGAAGCTCCTTCATCTCCGATGGATGCTGCAGAGAATATAGACCATACAACCGATGAAGTAAAT gcACTAAAATCAGAAAGTATTTCCGTGGCGAAAAAACTATGTGTTCAACGTGACTTTCTTATTGTGAAGAATGATACTACTGAATGTAATGATGCTATTAGTGTTGATGCAGGACGCGGATCATCTCTTGCATTTTCAGATAGTGACAAGTGCTTTCACAGTCCTGATTATTATATGAATGATAGTCCTTTAAGTGATGGatccaatacaaacaaacaaacaaagagaTTGCAAAATACAGCTTCAAGTCCTATACAATTTACAGAATATGTGGAAGCATCAACTAGTCCTGTTGAATTTGAGCAATACCTGCAAACGACAAATAATGATAGTAAGAGAAAAAATCGATCAATATTTGATAGTCCTGAAAAACTCCGGCATGCGGGTACAGAAGATAATTCCTTAAGTCCTGTCATGTTCAGTAACCACAAAAACATACATGCTAGCGAAGGCCATATCGTGACCACGGATGTTGCTACAAGCCCTATAAATCATTTTAGTCGAGATACTATCttacaaattcaacatgaaGATAAGGCTTTAAGCCCCATAAAGCTTAATAATCACAAACATGCATCAACTAGTCCGGACCGAGTGAAAACAATGAATGTTATGACTAGCCCTATAAGACCCTATAGTACCGACACTAATGTAGAATTAATACAAGCAGATAAGGCGTTAAGTCCTATATTGTTAACTGAACACAGAAATGTTTCGACTAGCCCAATCAGAAAGCAAACAGCGAATGTTTATACAAGCCCTAGAAAATGTTTGAATACCGAAACAAATTTGGAATTAGAATATTCAGATAAAACATTGAGTCCACTAACAAAATGCAGTAATTGTAAAAATACACCTACTAGTCCAAAATGTATTCAGTCAATAAATGTAAGTAATAATCCTATACAACTTTTAAGTAGTCAAACAGATGCTGCATTAGAACAGGCAAACAAAGAAAAAGAATGTTTGGAGTTACACAACAGCACTAACATTCAAGATGATAATTGCAATGATAATGAAATTGATATGATATTACGTTCCATGAGAATGGACCACAATCTCATAACTCCTATCCCATTAACCCCAACAAAATCACAATCCACGATCAATCATGTTTCTAAAGTTTCTCACAAGCAACTATCAGTGAGCGTTTGTCAAGATGCAGCTCTAGTGAGAGAGgaaaataaacaattacaaGCCAGTATTGCCGAACTTGCAAAAGAAGTAATGAGTATCAAGTTGTTACTCAGGAATCGACAGCTTCCAAAAATACCTGAGAAACCTTCAGGGCTGgaagatttaaatgaaataaatattgaagcaAGTGATTTAGTAATTCTTAATTCGCCACCGAAAACTGCAATAAATCCCAAagataaagaatttaaaaaatcacataataaaacaaatgaattgGACACAGACAAAAGTGAACATTCTATACAAGAATGTGTTCAAAATGTAACACAGAAAAAGATACGAGAAAGTCTTGAAGTACGTCAGGTAAGCCCACGAGTTATTCTTAAATCGTCTGATGTTTGTGTTgcccaaaataaaaatataaatgattctAATGATGTAGAATCAACATGTGTGCATGATCAGACTCCGTTAGTACATAATGGAGAACCAACGTGTCCTATATCTAATCAAAATCCCAGTAACATACAGAATATCATAGATAATAATGTTGGGGTCAATGTAACGGAACCTATCTGTGATTATTTTGGAGAACCTTCCCCGATAAAGGAAGGTCGTAAAGTAGTTAAATCAagaaaaatgacaaaactagATAAGCTTAAACAAAAATTGTTGCCGAAATGTAAGATAAAAACTAATGAGCCACTAGCTAAAAAATTGCAACTTAAACCATGTAAAGTACTGATACCTAGAATAAAAAGAATAGTGACCGATTTAGATTCTTCAGCTACATTGAATAATAAAGATGTTTATGAAAAAGCACTTAAAGCAATGGCTGAATTGAAAGCAAAAAATCGCGCCACAGAACCAgtagaaaaaattgaaaatagtagtaataataaagatattCCAAAGACTATACCACCGAATGAAACAAGTACActtcaagaaaataaaaaacacatagAAGCAGATAATCAATGTAGCGCTGATATCAACCTTGATAATAATCTACCACAATATACCAAACCACAACTAATCATAACAAGAAGTCGTAGTAAAAGCTTTGGTACAACGGAAGAAGAAGTTTCTGTAAAAACTAAATCTGCACAACATGAAAAGAATAACAGTAAATTTCAagatgataaaaatgaaaatgaagaaAATTGTGTTTTATCTAATTTATGTAGAAAGCGGACAAGGCAAAATTCTGATGAGAAATCAAATACTGAACCTGTACCATGCAAACGTGTGTTACGTAGTTCAGCtagtaacataaaattattccaAAAACAATCTGATATTTCAAATGCCTCTGAAAGTATTAAGCAAGTACATAGTGTAGAGTTAATAGAAAAAGAAATAGTAAAAGAATCTTTTGTTACGAGTCCTCAATCTCACAAAAGTGTAAATAAGGCGGTGTCAAGTTTTAGTTCAGAAACAGAAGACATGACAAAGGATGTAGAAGAGTGCAATGAACCAAGTCCTAAAGAAAGCATACTGTGTAAAATGATACAAAAATATGGAGTTAAGTCTGTTAGATATTGCGCTAAGAAAATACCAG AATCTGTTTCTGATCCGATTGTTAAAAAGATTGAAGAGGGAATAGCAAAAATATCGGAGCTTCCTGCAAATGAAACAAAGAAAGCAATGGATAAATTAGTTgcggatttgaaaaaaaatgacACAAAACATTTGATATcagcattaattaaatatttaaagaatcCTGATCGTAAGACTGAGCTGTTCAAAACAGTAAATTCTCCACCAGCACCACCTATGACCCAATCAGAACAAGTGCTACTTTATATCATCTCACAATTGAACATGAGCTATTCATCAACAGACATAGTAGAGGACCTTCTGAAAAATATAGAATTCACGTTATTCGCTTTAAATCGTACCCCAGAATTTGTGGTTATAGAAAGTATGGCACATTTCTATGCAGTGCTTTGTCGATACTTCAAATTCAAAAGCAGACTGAGGGTCTTTATAATGGATGCTATGTATTGTATGCAATTTAAGGCTGTACCATTAATTAAACAGTGTCTTGATGTTTGGATGCTCATTTTACCGTTAGCTCATATGGGAATTG CAAAAAGTCCATTGGTCACTTGTTTGGTGTACTTGCTGCACTTCTATAAATGTGAAGACAAATTTAATAGAGTTCAAGAAATTAGGAGTATTCtacatagaaaatatttttatcaagtAACAGAATGGAATGAGCCAAAAATAATGGAAATGTTGAAGAGTTCAATAATGGAAATAAGAA ctCTAAGTATTGAAAAGAAAATGCTGCGAATggcaattataattttcgcTAAAAGACATGGAACAAAGTGGtgtcaaaaaaacataattaacaaaatattactgCCCATCATAGAAAGAGAAAATGTTCCTAGTAGAGTGAAAGAATTCTGCTTGTCAATGTTGGGGCCTTTAATGAAGCCATATCCTGCAGATATGAAGGTGCACTGTGAAGTTGTTATGAATCAACTTATTGATATGTTCCAACAAAATA